In one window of Flavobacterium ginsengisoli DNA:
- a CDS encoding helix-turn-helix domain-containing protein: protein MSFNDQLINLTKKEFDIFQYLVLNKNRVITRLQLTEHIWGDILEVNSDSNFIDVHVRNLRKKLDKHTSIDWFETVRNVGYRINE from the coding sequence GTGAGTTTTAACGACCAGCTAATTAATCTGACTAAAAAAGAATTTGATATTTTTCAGTATTTGGTTCTAAACAAAAACCGTGTTATTACACGATTGCAATTAACAGAGCATATTTGGGGCGATATTTTGGAGGTTAACTCAGACTCTAATTTTATAGATGTGCACGTTCGTAATCTCCGAAAAAAATTGGATAAACACACTTCTATTGATTGGTTCGAAACTGTTCGAAATGTAGGTTATCGTATAAACGAATAA
- a CDS encoding response regulator: protein MNVLIVEDNKELAVEVYDFLCNSGYICKIANNCAEALEEFGSNDYDVMLLDLGLPDGDGFEVLQAIRKTKSKIAVIVLTARGELDDRINGLHLGADDYLTKPFALTELASKNICSSSQNSWIYS, encoded by the coding sequence ATGAATGTTTTAATTGTAGAAGATAATAAAGAACTTGCTGTAGAGGTCTACGATTTTTTATGCAACTCAGGATACATCTGTAAAATTGCCAATAATTGTGCCGAGGCTCTTGAAGAATTCGGTAGCAATGATTACGATGTTATGCTTTTGGATCTTGGACTGCCTGATGGAGATGGTTTTGAGGTTTTGCAGGCAATCAGAAAAACAAAATCAAAAATTGCGGTCATTGTACTTACTGCTCGCGGAGAATTGGATGATAGAATAAACGGACTTCATCTTGGAGCTGATGATTATTTGACAAAGCCTTTTGCTCTGACAGAATTGGCGAGCAAGAATATTTGCAGTAGTTCGCAGAATTCATGGATTTACTCTTAA